The window aattattgcaaaattaatagattaCATATCGCCTGATACAATTTCTAAAAAACTatcattttcaaatatctaaatCAAATGTTTAAACTCACTTTAAACCCTCCGCGCAGATTCGAATACCAATCTGTTTTATTGTTTTCCTTCCTCCATGGTATGTTTGGCATTTGGCTCGTATGAATGTCAGGATGTACGCAGGTTTCACCCCCATTCGTCATATTGCAATACACATAGACAGCATCGTCAGCCATTCCTAAGTTTGGATCGATCCAGTACCAGCCTATTTTTCACACAGCTTCATAAGTTGTCATATTGTTAGTATTTACTCAGTGTCTTAGaagatattataaatattaaccaTCGTTAAAACGTGGATGTCCATAAAACAAATCCTTGCAAGTCTTTACAGGATTTTCTCTGCTCCCGATTGGTTTACGTATCCGATCCAGTTCCTGTCTCATGGTGTATATCGAACTGTACATGTCCAAAAATTTGGGTCCCAATTCCTCCTCGATATGTTTATTAGGGTCTGCATTTTCAGAATTTGTATCTTTCTCATCCTGCTCATCTCTGTAAAAATTTATTATAACATAGTACTGCTAGTAAGAATGACGCTTATTAGTATTCATGTTAATAAATACATTGAAACAATCAATAATTATCCTTCATTTGTGAATATTCACTTCACTAAGTgaataatttttcattattcATTCAAATAATGCTACTAAATCCTCTCCTAAACACACAATTAAAAAGAATTAAACAGTGGATTTTATAACAATGAGAATAATTTTAATATGTCATCTAAttgtaaattattcaaatatactGTTATTCCTTACAGAAATATATTAAGTCTGGACCTAATTCTCGCTTGTTATTCATTATTTAACTTCAATTATAGTTCACACATCTTTAAAACAATAAATATTTCTTACATTTCCTCTGAAATATCGCGTTTTCTTCTCAATAATTGCTCCCTCGTGAATAACAATTCTGGAGGAATCATTGGTTGCTCTGCTGGTGGACCAGGAGGTCCAGGAGGCCCAGGAAGACCCATTTCGCCTTTTGGTCCATCATTCCCAGCACTTCCTTTAGGTCCAGGTGGACCCTCCATCCCAGGAAGTCCTGGTGGGCCATCATTCCCTTTGGGTCCAGTCAATCCTGGAGGTCCTTGATTTCCTTTGGGCCCTTCGAGTCCCAGAGCTCCTCGTGCCCCTTGTTCTCCTTTTTCACCTTGTTCACCTTTTAACCCAACGTGGCCCAATTCGCCACGATGTCCTTTGAGTCCTCTTTTACCTCTTTCACCCTTAGGGCCTTTTGGTCCAACTGGTCCAACTTTTCCAGGAAGACCAACCGCTCCTGACATTCCAGGTGGACCATTTTCGCCTGCAAGCCCTGGAAGACCTCTTACACCTGGTAAGCCTGGTGGTCCTGGTAGGCCTTCAGGCCCTGTAGGACCTTGAGGCCCTGGCGCTCCGGGTAGACCCGTATTTCCTTTCTCTCCTGGCATGCCTGGACTTCCTTGCACTCCTGCTGGACCTTCTGGGCCCTAAACGATGTATCAATGAATTAAGTAGTAGTTTTACAATATGACTTTCCTCGAAAAAATATTGTCCCTATCGGTAATAGAAAGTATTTTCTTCTAGAAAGCGCAAAatcgtttaaaaaaataatttatcataAATACTATGTCCTAAATTTTTTACAGTCTTAAACAACTTTCAATCACACAATAcacatattttttaattctgTACCTGCTTTCCTGGTGCACCAGGCAACCCCTCTTTTCCTGGAGGACCAATTTCTCCTGGTGATCCTGGATCACCAGGTTTGCCGTCGTCGCCATCTTTCCCGGGGTCTCCTTTTGGGCCTACTGAGCCCGGTTCTCCAGGAGGTCCAGGGAAACCTGGTGGTCCTACATTGCCTTTGGGTCCTTCTGGACCACTTATTCCACGGCTACCAGGTGGTCCTGCTGGTCCACTTTTACCTTCTTCGCCTTTTGGACCTGGAAGTCCTCTTTCACCCTGCAACATATAGGTATGTTATAACATGGATTAATTAtctattattttgtaaaatTCATAAATTCTTTTACAGGTTTTCCTTCAGGTCCAGCTGCACCCGGAAGTCCTGGCATTCCACTCTCTCCCTTTTCTCCTTGACGGCCTTCTGGTCCTGGAGAACCTTGCAAACCTTCAGAGCCCTTAGGTCCTCTTGGGCCTTGTTCTCCTGGGCTTCCTGCTGGTCCCACAGGACCAACTGCACCTGTATCTCCAACTTCTCCTTTTATCCCAGGCGATCCAGGTAACCCTTGTGATCCTACAGGACCAGGAGGACCTGGCGAGCCAACAGGACCATCTTCGCCTTTAGGACCTTGTCGTCCAATTTCACCAGGTGGACCTTTTTCACCAGGTAGACCAATTGCACCTGGTTCACCTCGAAGTCCTTGAATGCCAGGTGACCCAGAAGGACCCTGTAAAAAGTAAAAGTAatctataaatataaaacactctttattttactaaaatataattttacttAATTTCTACACACAGTTTCTCCCCGAAATCCTTTAAACCCTTTCTCTCCAGGTGGTCCAATATCTCCCTTATCGCCATCTTCCCCTGGAACTCCAACAGGACCTGGAGGTCCTGGCAGTCCTCGTTGTCCTGGTAAGCCATCTCGTCCGACAGGTCCTGCTGGTCCAGGTTCCCCCTAGTAGATCAAGATATactgtaaatatatttttatgctCATTCAGTTCGTTTCGCTCCATACATAATTACCATATCACCCTTTAGACCAACTGGTCCTGGTGGTCCTTTCGGTCCTTGACTTCCTGGAGGCCCAATTTCACCGTCCTTTCCGGATTCCCCTTGAGCTCCTTTATCACCCGGTGGACCTTGAGGTCCCATCTGTCCTATTTCTCCTTTTGATCCTGGCATTCCCTTTATTGAAAAAACAAAatgatattttcaaatataatcTAACTATAACTGtatataaaaaattaacaaacCGGTAggccactcaatcctcgttctccaGGAAACCCTGGCAAACCACCTGGACCAGGTGGACCATCCTTTCCTGGTAAACCAGGAGGTCCAGGTGCTCCTTCTTTTCCTTGCTCACCGGGAGGGCCTGTTTCTCCAGAAAGTCCAGGACTTCCTGGACTCCCAGGTTCGCCGGGTTGGCCAGGTTCACCAGCTGGACCCTGTGGGCCTATGACACCAGGAGATCCTGGTGGCCCTGGTGGTCCTGAATCGCCAGCAGGTCCACGTTCTCCAGGTGGACCAGGTATTCCATCTTTTCCATCGAGACCGGCTTGTCCTGGAGGCCCTACAAACCCACGGGGACCTTCTACACCGGGAGGTCCTAGTTCTCCTTGTAATCCTGGAGGCCCAGGCTGTCCAGTATCGCCCTTTGGGCCAGGTAATCCTTCTGCACCACGTCTTCCACGAGCACCTCTGAAACCCTTTGCACAAAATCATCTAATATGTATCAGCAGGTACTAATCCAACTACTCtgatttttatttcatatttctttGCTTACTCTAGGCCCTGGTTCACCACGTTCTCCTTGTGCTCCGTTATTTCCCTAAAATAAAAAAGTTATATACTTCACAGGATTATTCTAATAGAAAATCATTTTTTAGATAAACTTTTAATTAGTACCCTTTCTCCTTTATCACCACCAGGACCTTGTCTTCCTGTCTGACCTTTGTCACCTTTTTCACCAGGTCCTCCAGGATATCCAATGAAACCCGGTGGCCCAATTTTACCCTTTCCACCAGGAGAACCAGCAGGCCCGGTTTCACCTCGTGGACCTTCAAACCCTTTTGGTCCCTCTAGACCTTCCAAACCAGGAATTCCTTGCGGTCCTGTTAGTCCAGGTTCTCCCTTAGCACCTGCATCGCCTTTGTCTCCTTCTAGGCCTCTTTCTCCCTTCTCGCCGCGTTCTCCAGGTGATCCGCGCTTGCCTTCATCACCTTTCACACCACGAACTCCTGGGAAACCGATTGGCCCCTGTGGTCCCTGTGGCCCTTGTTCGCCTTTCATTCCAGGTACTCCTGGATTTCCAGGATGACCAGGCGATCCATCCGCTCCTGGAAGACCTGGAATTCCAGGCTTGCCTTGTGGTCCCTAATGGTATTATTTATCAGCTATTTTTGTAGaaacattattttattaaataagatTTATATGGGAAAAATAGTTGAAACTTACAACTAACCCAGTGGGACCCAAAAGACCCTGAGGCCCAGGTGGTCCGACAGGCCCCACTGGCCCTGGCGGTCCTGGTGAACCTGAAGCACCTGTTGGACCAGTGTTGCCTTTTACTCCAGGTGGTCCTTCACTTCCAGGAATACCAGGGTTTCCAGGCAATCCAGGAAACCCTCGAGGTCCTATGAATCCTCTGGGGCCCTAAAATGTTTTCTAACGTTATATAGCTTTATCGCTATTTATAAGTATTACATTTGTATTTAGTATTATATCTGTTACCATTTCCCCAGGTAAACCTGGTAAACCTGGAGGACCATCGTCTCCTTGCATCCCTTCGTGCCCCGGTAAACCTGGTTCTCCAGTGGCTCCTGGAGCACCTCTTTCTCCCTTGTCACCCGGAAGTCCTGGCAAACCAGGTATACCTTGTTCTCCTTTCATTCCAGGTAATCCACTCATACCTCTTTCACCATCTCTTCCAGGTCGACCTCGTCTACCTTCTCTGCCAGTGTTTCCAGGAATTCCTAAATTAGTTAATGAAATTTACCTTTAGTTTTACTTAAGCAAACTCGACATTAGAATTTTAAATAGTTTCCATCTTTTAATAAAAACATATTTCGTAAAACTGACCCCGTTCACCACGAGGTCCAGGTTCGCCAACTTCACCAGGTTCTCCTTTCTGACCCTGAGGCCCAGGTGGTCCCTCTGGACCTGGGATACCCGTCAGGCCCATGGGTCCTTCGGCACCTCTCATAGCCATCATATGTTGTGACAACATTTGTCTCAGCATGTCTGCCTGACTGTCTGGCCCTTTTTCATTGCCTTGTGAATTCAACGATGGTATTATGAAAACGTTACCTGGTGCACCAGGAGAGCCTTGCAAACCACCCAACCCATCCCTCCCTGGTTCTCCCTTTTTGCCAGGTGGTCCTGGTACACCTGGTGGTCCTGGAAAACCACGGGGTCCTGGTGGACCTCTAGTATTATAGTAACTAGAACCATAATATGATCCTTCGGCAGACTCTGCGTACTTTAAAGTTTCTTGATTTCCACCGTTAGATGTTTCCGGGGTAACTGCTTCATTCTGCTTTACTTCAATTGCACTAATGTCACTGAAAACCTATAcaaatttattgtatattttaatttattgtaGATACTTTCTAAGTGGATTAAAGAAGTATAACTTATATATTACCTTAAACTTAGAAAAGATTCTCAAAATATTTGACTATGAAATAAGAACAACTTACGTTGCTTTGATTTTGAAAAAACGTTTCCATGGTTGGGTTAGTCATATATGTCGCATTTGTAGGTCTATAAACTAAATTGTAGTCTCTATTGCTTTCAACTGATGCTTCCTTATTTCTTTCGTTTTCTTCATCATAGTCCTCTGCTTCTCTTCTGAAAGTTTCGTTTTGTCTACTAGGGAAAGAATTTAATCCAGACGTTGTAAAATGTAATCTGCCATTGTTTCTAGATGAATCTCTATTGCCATAGTTTGTTTCGTAATACGATCTGCTAGGTGGAAAGACTATACCAGGGGAGCTAAGACTAACGCCAGCGTTTATCGAACTCTCGTAATTACTGGGTGATGTGGTGTCATTACTTCGTATATTTGGGTATCCATTTTGACCCAATAGATAACTTGTTTCATGTTTACAATCTGGCGCGAAAATTGTGCAAATTTCGTAAGCTGCGTCTGGAATCAGAGCGATCTTCAACATCTCTAACCCTCCCtgcaaaaatatattaaacttGTTGAATCTCTAAACATTAGATTTATTCTTGAAttcctgaatattaaattattacacGTTATAAATCTGTCGTTACTTTCACGATTTCTCGGAGTTATTATCTTATAGCTCGTCAACAACATATTGCTAAATTATAACGAGTAAAGACCGTACTAATTCATTTCTCTCTCACCAAATACACATTGCCATCGACGAGCTGTTGGCCAATGATTATAATGCCACTGACACTAATTGTTTCGTCGATATTTCTGCGTAACTCCTTGGTAACTTGCTTGGTACAATCAACCATAAGTGTCACAGCGTCACCTTTTATACTGATTCCTAAACGATGCcagtttccatcggatatatcaACACCAAATGAAATTGGTTTATCGTCCTCATCTGGATTTGTGCTATAGTAAAGGGTGATGTCATTGCCCATTGATAACACCAACTGTTCCTCTCCACTGTCGCTGTAGACGGCAAAAAGTGTGGCAGCCGGGTACCCTGATTTTTTTAATGATATAAGTGACGTTTGCCTATCTGGATGCGTGTTACTTAAGATTAAAACGCGTGTTACTTAGCAGAGCAATCCATGCCTAATATTTTATGTTATGTTATTTTATTGAATGTTGTAAAAATCCTGTGCAGTACTTTTTTGCTATAAATTGTCATCTCTAATAAGATAAAAAAGAGCTATAGATGCATGAGATATTTTCAGTACCTCTTACGTTATAGAAATTCATTGATAATGATGTGTAAGTTTGTAGCAAGTAAGGACTACATAAATTACTCATTATTTGTTATTAATTTGTTCTAGTGTGGAACATTGTTGATTTCAGGATTACAATTaaaaaatagttaaaaataGTTAAATACACTactatataattttataattttaatgaaaattaagGAATAATTCTAAACTTTTAGCTAGTAGTATATATGAAGCAGGAAGTCAATAATTATggaatatttaaatcaattagaaGTAACCACCAACCGATTTTGGGCTTGGCAACGACCAAAATGGAAAAATCGCGTGGTATCCCATTAGGAAACAAAGTAATCGTATTAATTGTCAGCAATGCACTCTCAGCGATTTCGAACGCGGTTGTGTCAGTCTTATGACAACGATTTTGAGTTACAGTCACCCCAACAGGTTCCTGTTGCATCCCAGTACCGTCCACCAAGTCCACGACGTTCCTCTCTGTAATTGTTAAATACACATCCATATTTTAACGTTGAAATTTGTAATCCTACGATAAGCTCAGAAAAAGATAGCTAATGATACATTAACATTTGAAAAAAGAACATAGTGTCATCAAGAGATTCTTATCGTTTCGAGTTAGAATACAGTATTACAATTACCATCCCTTAATAAAACGATTGCAGCAAAGGTAACATGCTTTTTTCGAAGAAAGAAATCTAGCATATGACTAGCTGATGCAACGAAACAAGCATGATCACACGTTGATGGCACGATGAACAACTGGAAACCCAATAACCCCTGAACCCGAGAGACGTAACTCGTCGCATTACGAGGAACGCTTAAACCAGTTCCATTAAGAAGTCCTCTTTTCCAGAGTGGAACATGCAGTTTTGCATGCTACAGGCAGCGACTCAATTAATGTAATAGAGATCACTTAAAAAGACATCTAGCGGCAAACACTAAGCTTCTATTACATAGTGGCATGCACAGTTTGGAGCAATTGGGTTTTAGCTTGGTCCCATTCTCGAAAACGTACATAGAATCTAAAAAGAAATCCCTTGTATCGACTAATGCTTTATCTAATATCATGCACACAAGTAACTAATAGCGGCATATTGCCAAGAAATAGTCTACTGTCAACGCAGAGGAGTATTTTTCTTAATTCAACATACTACCCTCAGACTCCTATTCATTTATTTCCAATTATACAAAGTTTTCATAGTCTGTAGCtgtacacaaaataaatagtgtgTGTATTTAGTTAAGACGAATTTAGACTTTTTCACAGCGGATGTGCATCACAGATAATTCATTCACAGTGAATGCGAAAAATGGAGGCTGGAGTATTTACACCAGTTTCGTTAGGTTTCAAATAAAATCTGAATAATTAGCTGCAGCTATTCACTTGCTCCTGGACACGTTTAGACACCGCCGCTTCACTACTAATGAATCATCCAGGTATTTTATCAAAAGTAGAAACTAGCTCTACTTCGTTCACTGTTCGCCTTGAATATAATGCAGATAAAAACAATCTTTACATTTTTCATTCATGACGCGCATACTAAGTGTAAAATCTAAATTCTCTCAGTAAGACATGTCCACCGAAACGCAAAGAGGATAGTTACAAAGTTGAAGCTCACGCTTCAACGTAAGTGAAAATTTACAGTACCCACCCATGTCTTGCAAAGCAATGTCTGCTGTCGCCAGATGCAACCCCAGCGCAAGGAAGAAGCATAACACCGCTGAAACGGAGTGGATGGTGCGAGGCAGTCGCAGTGTTCTCCATTTCTTTACGTGGTCCCGCCGCATACTACCCTTTCCTCAAATCATGGTTTTCACACGAACCTCTCCCAATATTCTTCACCTCAAGAGGGACGCCAGCAGCGAACCCGCACGATCCGATAGATCTAGCGTGAATCGCGAAACTTATCTGAATGTAATAGCGATCTCAATGCAGTCACCCTCCCCACGCGTGTCCTCTTCATCTGCTTCGATCCCTCCTTTCTAATGCGCCTCTCCCCGCCCTTCTTCCCGGTAAATGCATCGCCTTGCACACATTCCACACATGTGTCTTTTAATGACAATTCCGCGTCCCTTCTATTGACACTGATTCGGATAACACGTGGTGCTCCAAGACACGAGGAATAGGGGACGTTCTTCCAGCAGAAGCACTTTCGTGAGCGTTAGGGCTGCAGAGGCTTTATTCTATCGTGCTTATTTACTAAGTCTGTTCCTGATGGTAAAAATGTGTTAATTTACGACGAGTAAATTTTGTAGAAGCGTCTCGATCAAAATTAAAAGGTCATTTAGGTTTAGAAGGTGGAAGACGTGGAAGAGAATGTATGGTGAaggaaatgaaatgaaaatcaGACTGATAGGGGCGagcttattatttttaattgttcCGCGAGCGAATGCCATCATCGTTTAACCGTGAAGGTTTTAATTAATCACTTCCCGAGTTGATGCGCTGTGTGAAGCGCTTTTCTTCTGCGAACGCGAGGTACCATTTTATTATTGGAACACTAATCGTTGCGATGGATGTTAAAGTATTATTATAATTCAAACTTAACGTAAGtattgtaataaaaataaaagaaattctCGTTTATAACGTATAATGATATaacgaattttgaaaataaattaaaagttgTATCTTGTTTTGTCAATTCCACCCTTAATTTATTAATAGTTATAAAAGGATAGCAGTTGCTATGTCACCATTTTATGAGATAATAAAAAATTAGGAATCAGAAACCATCAAACAGGCATCCGcttataattttaatatatttctctGCCATCTTTTTGACTGTTTTATTCAATTTCAAAGATATTGTTTGGACTTGAAAGTAATTATCGATAAAAGAATGATCTAATATCCATCCAGAACAATATctcttttaattattaattttactatAAATTATTAACTACAGATTACTAGAATTTTTCCTTATTACGATCTTTGTATTGTCCACTACTATTACAAATATGATTAATTTCTAAACAATATGTGCAGTAGTGATTTTTAAGCTCTtaagaaaaatgataaaaattatttcattttgatAACTCCAACGAAAAACattgtttaaatttaaaatttggaaaaaaattgaatatattatttctgtaataaATCGAAGTCCTCGATACTTTTTCGAAAGGTTTCATTCAAGTCAGTTAGTGTAAATATTAGTAAGTGTATTTtgtaaaatttacaaaaatattgATTTTGCAATTAAATGTGTACCTAGGGGTATAATATAAACTAAATGTTTACATTGTAACTACGAATTCTACTACGAATATTTCAAGAAATTTGGAGAACATCGATGGTATTACTGTATCTGCTGTTAAACATTGTTTAAATGATC is drawn from Calliopsis andreniformis isolate RMS-2024a chromosome 1, iyCalAndr_principal, whole genome shotgun sequence and contains these coding sequences:
- the LOC143182749 gene encoding uncharacterized protein LOC143182749 — its product is MENTATASHHPLRFSGVMLLPCAGVASGDSRHCFARHGWHAKLHVPLWKRGLLNGTGLSVPRNATSYVSRVQGLLGFQLFIVPSTCDHACFVASASHMLDFFLRKKHVTFAAIVLLRDERNVVDLVDGTGMQQEPVGVTVTQNRCHKTDTTAFEIAESALLTINTITLFPNGIPRDFSILVVAKPKIDRQTSLISLKKSGYPAATLFAVYSDSGEEQLVLSMGNDITLYYSTNPDEDDKPISFGVDISDGNWHRLGISIKGDAVTLMVDCTKQVTKELRRNIDETISVSGIIIIGQQLVDGNVYLRFNKFNIFLQGGLEMLKIALIPDAAYEICTIFAPDCKHETSYLLGQNGYPNIRSNDTTSPSNYESSINAGVSLSSPGIVFPPSRSYYETNYGNRDSSRNNGRLHFTTSGLNSFPSRQNETFRREAEDYDEENERNKEASVESNRDYNLVYRPTNATYMTNPTMETFFQNQSNVFSDISAIEVKQNEAVTPETSNGGNQETLKYAESAEGSYYGSSYYNTRGPPGPRGFPGPPGVPGPPGKKGEPGRDGLGGLQGSPGAPGNVFIIPSLNSQGNEKGPDSQADMLRQMLSQHMMAMRGAEGPMGLTGIPGPEGPPGPQGQKGEPGEVGEPGPRGERGIPGNTGREGRRGRPGRDGERGMSGLPGMKGEQGIPGLPGLPGDKGERGAPGATGEPGLPGHEGMQGDDGPPGLPGLPGEMGPRGFIGPRGFPGLPGNPGIPGSEGPPGVKGNTGPTGASGSPGPPGPVGPVGPPGPQGLLGPTGLVGPQGKPGIPGLPGADGSPGHPGNPGVPGMKGEQGPQGPQGPIGFPGVRGVKGDEGKRGSPGERGEKGERGLEGDKGDAGAKGEPGLTGPQGIPGLEGLEGPKGFEGPRGETGPAGSPGGKGKIGPPGFIGYPGGPGEKGDKGQTGRQGPGGDKGERGNNGAQGERGEPGPRGFRGARGRRGAEGLPGPKGDTGQPGPPGLQGELGPPGVEGPRGFVGPPGQAGLDGKDGIPGPPGERGPAGDSGPPGPPGSPGVIGPQGPAGEPGQPGEPGSPGSPGLSGETGPPGEQGKEGAPGPPGLPGKDGPPGPGGLPGFPGERGLSGLPGMPGSKGEIGQMGPQGPPGDKGAQGESGKDGEIGPPGSQGPKGPPGPVGLKGDMGEPGPAGPVGRDGLPGQRGLPGPPGPVGVPGEDGDKGDIGPPGEKGFKGFRGETGPSGSPGIQGLRGEPGAIGLPGEKGPPGEIGRQGPKGEDGPVGSPGPPGPVGSQGLPGSPGIKGEVGDTGAVGPVGPAGSPGEQGPRGPKGSEGLQGSPGPEGRQGEKGESGMPGLPGAAGPEGKPGERGLPGPKGEEGKSGPAGPPGSRGISGPEGPKGNVGPPGFPGPPGEPGSVGPKGDPGKDGDDGKPGDPGSPGEIGPPGKEGLPGAPGKQGPEGPAGVQGSPGMPGEKGNTGLPGAPGPQGPTGPEGLPGPPGLPGVRGLPGLAGENGPPGMSGAVGLPGKVGPVGPKGPKGERGKRGLKGHRGELGHVGLKGEQGEKGEQGARGALGLEGPKGNQGPPGLTGPKGNDGPPGLPGMEGPPGPKGSAGNDGPKGEMGLPGPPGPPGPPAEQPMIPPELLFTREQLLRRKRDISEEIDEQDEKDTNSENADPNKHIEEELGPKFLDMYSSIYTMRQELDRIRKPIGSRENPVKTCKDLFYGHPRFNDGWYWIDPNLGMADDAVYVYCNMTNGGETCVHPDIHTSQMPNIPWRKENNKTDWYSNLRGGFKITYESIGVVQLNFLRLLSEEAYQNFTYTCINSVAWHDAVSDNYNSSVRLLGANEDEFSYNTFKPQILTDGCKARKSKGETVFLVQTKKLEQLPLEDFYPIDYGLPHQAFGFTCGPICFK